In Geobacillus kaustophilus, a genomic segment contains:
- the mntR gene encoding transcriptional regulator MntR, translated as MPTPSMEDYIEQIYILIEEKGYARVSDIAEALSVHPSSVTKMVQKLDKDEYLVYEKYRGLVLTPKGRKIGQRLVYRHELLEQFLRLIGVSEENIYRDVEGIEHHLSWNAIDRIGDLVQYFQEDERRLEALRDVQKRNEQGE; from the coding sequence TTGCCGACACCAAGCATGGAAGATTATATTGAGCAAATTTACATTTTGATTGAAGAAAAGGGCTATGCCCGCGTCTCTGACATCGCGGAAGCGTTGTCCGTCCATCCCTCCTCGGTGACGAAAATGGTGCAAAAGCTCGATAAAGATGAGTATTTAGTGTATGAGAAATACCGCGGACTCGTCTTGACGCCAAAAGGAAGAAAAATCGGCCAGCGGCTCGTCTACCGCCATGAGTTGCTTGAGCAGTTTCTCCGTTTGATCGGTGTCAGCGAAGAAAACATTTACCGCGACGTGGAAGGGATTGAACACCATTTGAGCTGGAACGCCATCGACCGGATCGGCGATTTGGTGCAGTATTTTCAAGAGGACGAACGCCGTCTTGAAGCGCTGCGCGATGTCCAAAAGCGCAATGAACAAGGAGAGTAA
- a CDS encoding patatin-like phospholipase family protein, with protein MDIDIVFSGGGVKGFALLGAYEAIEEKGLRWKRLAGTSAGSLLSALLSAGYKAHEIASLLEDLELTQFLDERPLWVPFPFWKWVRLYWHLGLYQGKVFEQWVEAVLAARGVRTFQDVPAGSLYIVASDVTNGRIVVLPDDLAIYGIDPGAFSIARAVRMSISIPYFFEPIRLRGRNGVSLIVDGGVLSNFPLFLFDEEKKKKRPVLGVQLSPKPGERPKRTITNALDLYEALFAAMKEAHDARYISRRHEKNIVFLPVDNVISTEFSIDPEVRRRLIDYGRERTRQFLRQWAY; from the coding sequence GTGGACATTGACATCGTCTTTTCCGGCGGCGGAGTGAAAGGGTTTGCGTTGCTTGGGGCGTACGAAGCGATTGAGGAAAAAGGGCTGCGCTGGAAGCGGCTGGCTGGAACGAGCGCCGGTTCGCTGCTTTCGGCGCTGCTTTCGGCCGGATATAAAGCGCATGAGATTGCCTCATTGCTCGAGGATCTTGAGCTTACACAGTTTTTGGATGAACGGCCGCTATGGGTCCCCTTTCCGTTTTGGAAATGGGTGCGCCTGTATTGGCATCTGGGCCTTTATCAAGGAAAAGTGTTTGAGCAATGGGTAGAAGCCGTGCTTGCGGCCCGCGGCGTGCGGACGTTTCAAGATGTACCGGCCGGCAGTTTGTATATCGTCGCTTCCGATGTGACAAACGGTCGCATTGTCGTGCTGCCGGATGATTTGGCCATATACGGCATTGACCCTGGGGCGTTTTCCATCGCCAGGGCAGTGCGGATGAGCATCAGCATTCCGTATTTCTTTGAGCCGATCCGCCTCCGCGGGCGAAACGGTGTCTCCCTCATTGTTGACGGCGGGGTGCTCAGCAACTTTCCGCTGTTTTTGTTCGATGAAGAAAAGAAGAAAAAACGGCCGGTGCTCGGTGTTCAACTAAGCCCGAAGCCAGGCGAGCGGCCGAAACGAACGATCACCAATGCGCTCGATTTGTATGAAGCGCTGTTTGCGGCGATGAAGGAAGCGCATGATGCCCGCTACATTTCGCGCCGCCATGAAAAAAACATCGTCTTTTTGCCAGTAGACAACGTCATTTCCACCGAATTTTCGATTGATCCGGAAGTACGCCGGCGTCTGATCGATTACGGACGTGAGCGGACGCGGCAGTTTTTGCGCCAATGGGCGTACTAG
- a CDS encoding SA1362 family protein — MRRRAIHPLVGLMILLGTLGIVYTLFAHPTVLFRQLLFVALFLAAIYLFYRFVYQRRTDQDRLSYLKAVRQSKKLHPRSGRKQAKPAKLKRPLKKRTAIPHLTVIEGKKGKKKNRASF, encoded by the coding sequence TTGCGGCGCCGGGCCATTCATCCGCTTGTCGGGCTTATGATTTTGCTTGGAACGCTTGGCATTGTCTATACCCTTTTTGCCCATCCGACGGTGCTGTTCCGCCAGCTGTTGTTTGTTGCGCTGTTTTTGGCCGCCATTTATCTCTTCTACCGGTTCGTCTACCAACGCCGCACCGATCAAGATCGGTTATCGTATTTAAAGGCGGTGCGGCAGTCGAAAAAGCTCCATCCCCGCTCCGGGCGCAAACAAGCAAAGCCGGCGAAACTAAAGCGGCCGCTGAAAAAACGGACGGCCATTCCGCACTTGACCGTGATCGAGGGCAAAAAAGGCAAAAAAAAGAATCGAGCTTCGTTTTAG
- a CDS encoding DUF1385 domain-containing protein produces the protein MKSSMEKPLYGGQAVVEGVMFAGKTHSVTAIRRPDGTIGYFTLPRRSHPTLAALKKIPFVRGIVAIIEASANGAKHLQFASEQYESSSDDERADDESRSKFGLILGAAVIGVLSFLFAKTIFTLVPALAADAFKPLVPGKMGQILLEGAFKLILLLGYIYFISLTPLVKRVFQYHGAEHKVINAFEAGWPLTVEQVQRASRLHYRCGSSFILFTVMISLFLYLFVPTDPLWLRIVNRLALIPVVLGVSFEVLQFTNKLRDIPLLSWLGYPGLWLQRLTTKEPDDDQVEVAIASFQRLLHLEAEAERKQAVQ, from the coding sequence ATGAAATCATCAATGGAGAAACCGTTATACGGCGGCCAAGCAGTTGTGGAAGGGGTGATGTTCGCCGGCAAGACGCACTCCGTCACCGCCATTCGCCGCCCTGACGGGACGATTGGCTATTTTACGCTGCCTCGCCGCAGCCATCCGACACTAGCTGCTCTGAAGAAAATTCCGTTTGTCCGCGGCATTGTCGCCATTATTGAAGCGAGTGCGAACGGGGCGAAACATTTGCAATTTGCGAGCGAACAGTATGAGTCGTCTTCCGACGACGAACGAGCGGACGACGAGAGCCGCTCCAAATTCGGGCTGATTCTCGGCGCCGCCGTCATCGGCGTGCTATCGTTTTTATTCGCCAAAACCATTTTTACGCTCGTTCCGGCGCTCGCCGCCGACGCCTTTAAACCGCTCGTGCCGGGGAAAATGGGGCAAATTTTGCTCGAAGGCGCCTTTAAGCTGATACTGTTGCTTGGCTACATTTACTTCATTTCGCTGACGCCGTTGGTCAAGCGCGTTTTTCAATACCATGGGGCGGAACATAAGGTGATCAACGCCTTCGAAGCCGGGTGGCCGCTCACGGTTGAGCAAGTCCAGCGCGCCTCGCGCCTTCACTACCGATGCGGCAGCAGCTTCATTTTATTTACTGTCATGATCAGCTTATTCCTTTATTTGTTCGTGCCGACGGATCCGCTTTGGCTGCGAATCGTAAACAGGCTCGCTTTAATTCCTGTCGTGCTTGGCGTTTCGTTTGAAGTCTTGCAGTTTACAAATAAATTGAGGGATATTCCGCTGCTAAGCTGGCTTGGCTATCCCGGGCTATGGCTGCAGCGGTTGACGACAAAAGAACCGGACGATGACCAAGTGGAAGTGGCCATCGCCTCGTTTCAGCGGCTTCTCCATTTGGAAGCGGAAGCCGAAAGGAAACAAGCGGTGCAGTAA
- a CDS encoding YqhR family membrane protein: MMTEQKGELEQEKTERPMTLMQKTIIIGFVGGVFWSLIGYLAYFFHFSEISPNMILIPWVAGDWKYGKAGNYAAIVLIGIISIAAALLYYAFLRKIAGMWAGIVYGVVLWMMVFYLLNPLFPNVRPVADLEMNTIITTLCLYILYGVFVGYSISFETQEMNRSASNVGKEAANEGN, from the coding sequence ATGATGACCGAACAAAAAGGGGAGCTCGAGCAAGAGAAGACGGAGCGGCCGATGACGCTCATGCAAAAAACGATCATCATCGGGTTTGTCGGCGGGGTGTTTTGGAGTTTGATCGGCTATTTGGCTTACTTTTTTCACTTCAGCGAAATTAGTCCGAACATGATTCTCATCCCGTGGGTTGCCGGGGACTGGAAATATGGGAAAGCCGGCAATTATGCGGCCATCGTGCTGATCGGCATCATTTCTATTGCAGCGGCGCTTTTGTACTACGCGTTCCTGCGCAAGATCGCCGGTATGTGGGCGGGAATTGTATATGGCGTGGTGCTTTGGATGATGGTCTTTTATTTGTTGAATCCACTGTTTCCAAACGTCCGACCAGTTGCAGATTTAGAAATGAATACGATTATTACGACGCTTTGCTTATACATTTTATATGGTGTATTTGTCGGCTATTCGATTTCTTTTGAAACGCAAGAAATGAATCGATCGGCGTCAAATGTGGGAAAAGAGGCGGCAAATGAAGGAAACTGA
- a CDS encoding M24 family metallopeptidase, with protein sequence MEKLEKLRALLDEQHIDGLLVTNGCNRRYLTGFTGTAGAVLVSRQGAVLITDFRYVEQASRQAQWFEVVQHSGPIIEEIANQVKRLGIKRLGFEQEHVTYAAYKSYEEAIRTELVPTSGLVEKLRLIKSEAEIKILKEAAEIADAAFSHILSFIRPGVKEIEVANELEFFMRKQGASSSSFDTIVASGYRSALPHGVASEKTIERGELVTLDFGAYYKGYCSDLTRTVAVGDISAELKTIYDIVLEAQQRGMNGLKAGMTGKEADALTRDYIREKGYGDYFGHSTGHGIGLEIHEGPTLSFRSDVVLEPGMVVTVEPGIYIPGLGGVRIEDDAVITADGNEALTHSPKELIIL encoded by the coding sequence ATGGAAAAGCTGGAAAAGCTTCGGGCGCTTCTTGACGAGCAGCATATCGACGGGCTGTTAGTAACAAACGGCTGCAACCGCCGCTATTTGACCGGGTTTACTGGCACGGCCGGTGCTGTACTTGTCAGCCGTCAAGGGGCGGTGTTGATTACGGACTTCCGCTACGTCGAACAAGCATCGAGGCAAGCCCAATGGTTTGAAGTCGTCCAGCACAGCGGGCCGATCATCGAAGAAATTGCCAATCAGGTGAAGCGGCTTGGCATCAAGAGGCTTGGCTTTGAGCAAGAACATGTCACCTATGCCGCATACAAGTCATATGAAGAAGCCATCCGCACTGAACTCGTGCCGACGTCCGGGCTGGTGGAAAAATTGCGCTTGATTAAGTCAGAGGCAGAGATTAAGATATTAAAGGAAGCAGCAGAAATCGCCGATGCGGCGTTTTCGCACATTTTGTCGTTCATCCGTCCAGGCGTTAAAGAAATCGAAGTGGCGAATGAGCTGGAATTTTTTATGCGCAAGCAAGGGGCGTCTTCGTCCTCGTTTGATACGATCGTGGCCTCCGGATATCGGTCGGCGCTGCCGCATGGCGTGGCATCGGAGAAGACGATTGAGCGCGGCGAACTCGTGACGCTGGATTTTGGGGCCTATTACAAAGGGTATTGTTCCGATCTCACCAGAACGGTCGCCGTCGGCGACATCAGCGCCGAACTGAAAACGATTTATGATATCGTCCTTGAGGCGCAGCAACGCGGCATGAACGGGCTGAAAGCGGGCATGACCGGCAAAGAGGCTGATGCGCTCACGCGCGATTACATCCGCGAAAAAGGGTATGGCGACTATTTCGGCCATTCGACCGGTCATGGGATTGGGTTGGAAATTCATGAAGGACCGACGCTTTCGTTCCGTTCCGATGTCGTGCTCGAGCCAGGAATGGTCGTCACTGTTGAGCCGGGCATTTACATTCCGGGGCTTGGCGGGGTGCGCATCGAGGACGATGCGGTCATCACCGCTGATGGGAACGAAGCGCTCACCCATTCGCCAAAAGAACTGATCATTTTATAA
- the efp gene encoding elongation factor P yields MISVNDFRTGLTIEVDGDIWRVLEFQHVKPGKGAAFVRSKLRNLRTGAIQERTFRAGEKVNRAQIDTRKMQYLYANGDQHVFMDMETYEQIELPAKQIEHELKFLKENMEVFIMMYQGETIGVELPNTVELKVVETEPGIKGDTASGGSKPAKLETGLVVQVPFFVNEGDTLIINTADGTYVSRA; encoded by the coding sequence ATGATTTCAGTCAACGATTTTCGCACAGGACTTACGATTGAGGTGGACGGCGACATTTGGCGCGTCCTTGAGTTCCAACACGTCAAGCCGGGCAAGGGGGCGGCGTTCGTCCGTTCGAAGCTTCGCAATTTGCGCACCGGGGCCATTCAAGAGCGGACGTTCCGCGCCGGCGAAAAAGTAAACCGGGCGCAAATCGACACGCGCAAAATGCAATATTTGTACGCCAACGGCGACCAACACGTTTTTATGGATATGGAAACGTACGAACAAATCGAGCTGCCGGCAAAACAAATCGAGCATGAACTGAAGTTCTTGAAAGAAAATATGGAAGTATTTATTATGATGTACCAAGGCGAAACGATCGGCGTCGAGCTGCCGAACACCGTCGAGTTGAAGGTGGTCGAAACGGAACCAGGCATCAAAGGCGACACTGCTTCCGGCGGTTCGAAACCGGCCAAGCTCGAAACCGGCCTCGTCGTTCAAGTGCCGTTTTTCGTCAACGAAGGCGACACGCTCATCATTAATACGGCCGACGGCACGTACGTTTCGCGGGCGTAA
- a CDS encoding YqhV family protein — MKHWLRSIDPSVMAMAGMRMVSAFIELSAALLMLVFNDVKKALAVNAALAVVGPTVMMVTMAIGLLSLADELSFSRLGLVALGIALILFAIYK, encoded by the coding sequence ATGAAACATTGGCTGCGATCGATCGATCCGTCCGTTATGGCCATGGCTGGCATGCGGATGGTGTCCGCGTTCATTGAACTGAGCGCGGCGCTGTTGATGCTTGTGTTCAATGACGTGAAAAAAGCGCTTGCCGTTAATGCCGCGCTTGCTGTCGTCGGTCCAACCGTCATGATGGTGACCATGGCGATTGGACTGCTTTCGCTTGCGGACGAGCTCTCGTTTTCCCGGCTCGGGCTTGTGGCGCTCGGGATAGCGCTCATTTTGTTCGCGATTTACAAGTAA
- the spoIIIAA gene encoding stage III sporulation protein AA, which produces MEAVWGILPKTVAAALQHHLPSCRRGIEEIRIRVSRPLEVIVDGTARLLPYEVTKEDAVQLLNKLSHYSIYAIEEELKRGFMTIEGGHRVGLAGKVIMEGGKVKAIRDVSSFNIRIAKEQIGIAEPLIPYVYDGRWRHTMIIGSPQTGKTTLLRDAARLISSGTGRIPAQKVAIVDERSEIAGCVKGIPQFSFGPRLDVLDACPKAEGMMMMIRSMSPDVMIVDEIGREEDSEAVLEAANAGVSVWTTVHGRNIQDVWQRPTLGPVMEQKVFERFIELTNIPHPGSIRRILDAGGTVLYERAVVHR; this is translated from the coding sequence ATGGAAGCGGTGTGGGGAATTTTGCCGAAAACGGTCGCCGCCGCGTTGCAGCACCATCTTCCTTCATGCCGACGCGGAATTGAAGAAATCCGCATCCGCGTCTCCCGGCCGCTTGAGGTGATCGTCGACGGAACGGCCCGGTTGCTGCCGTATGAAGTGACGAAAGAAGACGCTGTGCAGTTGCTCAATAAATTGAGTCATTATTCGATCTATGCCATCGAAGAAGAGTTGAAGCGCGGATTTATGACGATTGAAGGGGGGCATCGCGTTGGGCTGGCCGGCAAGGTCATTATGGAAGGCGGGAAAGTGAAAGCGATCCGCGATGTTTCCTCGTTTAACATTCGCATCGCCAAGGAACAGATCGGCATCGCCGAGCCGCTGATTCCGTATGTGTACGACGGCCGCTGGCGCCATACGATGATCATCGGCTCGCCGCAGACGGGAAAAACGACGCTCCTGCGCGATGCCGCGCGCCTGATTAGCAGCGGGACGGGGCGCATTCCGGCGCAAAAGGTGGCGATCGTTGACGAACGTTCGGAAATCGCTGGCTGTGTGAAAGGGATTCCTCAGTTTTCGTTCGGCCCGCGCCTTGACGTGTTGGACGCCTGCCCGAAAGCGGAAGGGATGATGATGATGATCCGCTCGATGAGCCCTGATGTCATGATTGTCGACGAAATCGGGCGCGAGGAGGACAGCGAGGCAGTGCTTGAAGCGGCCAATGCTGGCGTCTCTGTATGGACGACTGTGCACGGCCGCAACATCCAAGACGTCTGGCAGCGTCCGACGCTCGGCCCGGTGATGGAACAAAAGGTGTTTGAACGGTTTATTGAGCTGACGAACATTCCCCATCCTGGCTCAATCCGACGCATTCTCGACGCTGGTGGAACGGTGCTGTATGAACGGGCGGTGGTTCATCGATGA
- the spoIIIAB gene encoding stage III sporulation protein SpoIIIAB: protein MKWFGALLILSASTWLGFAAARVLHERPRQLRQLKAALRALEAEVMYGHTLLADAAMHLARQTAAPLSELFERFAAALCTEETSAAEAWEKSLRAVWGKTALKQGEFEVMKQFGATLGQYDRLTQQRQIALALAHLEREEAEALDNQARYAKMAKSLGVLAGLLLVILLM, encoded by the coding sequence ATGAAATGGTTTGGCGCTCTGTTGATTCTCTCCGCCTCAACATGGCTTGGGTTTGCCGCTGCCCGCGTGTTGCACGAGCGGCCGCGCCAGCTCCGCCAGCTGAAAGCGGCGCTGAGGGCGCTTGAGGCGGAAGTGATGTATGGCCATACGCTGCTTGCCGACGCCGCTATGCATCTCGCCCGGCAAACAGCCGCCCCCTTGTCCGAATTGTTCGAGCGGTTTGCCGCCGCGTTATGCACAGAAGAAACGAGCGCCGCCGAAGCATGGGAAAAAAGCTTGCGAGCCGTATGGGGAAAAACCGCTCTAAAGCAAGGTGAATTTGAAGTGATGAAACAATTTGGCGCCACGCTTGGCCAATACGACCGGCTCACCCAGCAAAGGCAAATCGCGCTGGCGCTCGCCCATCTTGAGCGGGAGGAAGCGGAAGCGCTAGACAACCAGGCGCGCTACGCCAAGATGGCGAAAAGTTTAGGCGTGTTGGCCGGCCTGCTGCTCGTCATTTTACTCATGTAG
- the spoIIIAC gene encoding stage III sporulation protein AC, whose amino-acid sequence MGIDVDLILKIAGVGIVIAFLHTVLDQMGRKEYAQWVTLLGFIYILFMVASIVSDLFQKIKDVFLFRG is encoded by the coding sequence ATGGGCATCGATGTCGATCTCATTTTGAAAATCGCCGGCGTCGGCATCGTCATCGCGTTTTTGCATACGGTGCTTGACCAGATGGGGCGGAAAGAATACGCCCAATGGGTGACGCTGCTTGGCTTTATTTATATTCTGTTTATGGTCGCCTCAATCGTCAGCGATTTGTTTCAAAAAATTAAAGACGTTTTTCTGTTCCGCGGGTAG
- the spoIIIAD gene encoding stage III sporulation protein AD: MQIVGLGLIATFLVVLLQEQKSNLAFLLTVFVGCTIFLLLVDQISSILAMLRKMAEGAHIQMVYLETMLKIIGIAYIAEFAAQISKDAGQGAIAAKIELGGKIVILALAVPILTAIIEAVIGLIPSAR; this comes from the coding sequence TTGCAAATCGTCGGCCTCGGGTTGATTGCGACGTTTTTGGTCGTGCTGCTGCAGGAACAAAAGTCGAATCTCGCCTTTTTGTTGACCGTGTTTGTGGGCTGCACCATTTTTCTGTTGTTGGTCGATCAAATCAGCAGCATTTTGGCGATGTTGCGAAAAATGGCGGAAGGCGCCCATATTCAGATGGTGTATTTAGAGACGATGCTGAAAATCATCGGCATTGCCTACATTGCCGAGTTCGCCGCGCAAATTTCCAAAGACGCCGGCCAAGGGGCGATCGCCGCCAAAATTGAGCTCGGCGGCAAAATCGTCATTTTGGCGCTGGCTGTTCCGATTTTGACCGCGATCATTGAAGCGGTCATCGGCCTCATCCCGTCGGCGCGCTAA
- the spoIIIAE gene encoding stage III sporulation protein AE: protein MKRTAFLIVGLISLFFCPLVVQAASDGPSVSEQLAQLDVSDIRRYWETIVSEYGGFLPESEKGPLTDFLSGDKQWSPAEWLKALARYLFYELQVNGKLLGTLILLAVFSTVLQSLQNAFAQQEVSKIAQAVVYMVLLLIALNSFRLAADYALEAVRTMSHFIIALVPLLLALLATSGGVASAAFFHPLILFVMNTTGTIVEYVTLPLLLLAALLSVVSTLSDRYKATQLADLFNKAALGLLGLILTVFLGVMSVRGATAAVADGVALRAAKFVTGNFIPVVGKLFTDAADTVVAASMLLKNTVGLVGAAILLMIAIFPAVKIFAVVIVYKLSAALLQPLGGGPVLSCLNIIGKSIAYVLAALLIVSLMFFLSLTVMVMAGNITMMVR from the coding sequence TTGAAGCGAACAGCGTTCCTTATTGTCGGGCTGATTTCTCTCTTTTTTTGTCCGTTGGTCGTACAAGCCGCAAGCGATGGACCGTCGGTCAGCGAGCAGCTTGCTCAGCTCGATGTGAGCGATATCCGCCGCTATTGGGAAACGATCGTCAGCGAGTATGGCGGGTTTTTGCCGGAAAGCGAGAAAGGGCCGCTCACCGATTTTTTAAGCGGCGACAAGCAATGGTCGCCGGCTGAATGGCTGAAGGCGCTCGCCCGCTATTTGTTTTATGAACTGCAGGTGAACGGCAAACTGCTCGGCACGCTCATTTTGCTTGCTGTCTTCAGCACGGTGCTGCAATCGCTGCAAAATGCATTCGCTCAGCAGGAAGTAAGCAAAATCGCCCAGGCGGTCGTCTATATGGTGCTCTTGTTGATAGCCTTAAACAGCTTTCGCCTCGCGGCGGATTATGCGCTTGAGGCGGTGCGGACGATGAGCCATTTCATCATCGCCCTCGTTCCGCTGCTGCTCGCCCTGCTCGCCACTTCCGGCGGGGTCGCATCGGCGGCGTTTTTCCACCCGCTCATTTTGTTTGTGATGAACACCACCGGCACGATCGTTGAATACGTCACCTTGCCGCTTTTGCTTCTGGCTGCGCTGCTTTCTGTCGTCAGCACGCTCAGCGACCGTTACAAGGCGACTCAGCTCGCCGATTTGTTCAACAAAGCTGCCCTCGGTTTGCTCGGTCTCATTTTGACCGTGTTCCTTGGCGTCATGTCCGTGCGCGGAGCGACAGCGGCCGTGGCTGACGGCGTAGCGCTTCGGGCGGCGAAATTTGTCACCGGCAATTTCATCCCGGTCGTCGGCAAGCTGTTCACCGATGCCGCCGATACGGTCGTCGCCGCTTCCATGCTGTTGAAAAATACTGTCGGGTTGGTCGGGGCGGCGATTTTGCTAATGATCGCCATCTTTCCAGCGGTGAAAATTTTCGCCGTCGTCATCGTCTACAAACTATCGGCTGCTCTTCTGCAGCCGCTTGGCGGCGGACCGGTATTGTCCTGCCTCAACATCATCGGCAAAAGCATCGCCTACGTGCTGGCGGCGCTGCTCATTGTGTCGCTCATGTTTTTCTTAAGCCTCACCGTCATGGTGATGGCCGGGAACATTACGATGATGGTCCGCTAG
- the spoIIIAF gene encoding stage III sporulation protein AF, translating into MQLVIEWVTNIILFLLFAVIIDFLLPSGTMQKYVKMAVGLMLVLVMLAPVLRLASVDPEQLIASALVHFSNGREGEEAIKNQIEQQKKEIQASQRAYILKQMAVQLENDVNEELMEKYGLKADVNVYAKPGDDWRMPDDIKTIEVVLSKQKSSGSVEPVVIDTTKPPALPEGDASLAEEVRAFLAGRWEIDEDKIDVQFRGRE; encoded by the coding sequence ATGCAGCTAGTCATTGAGTGGGTGACAAACATCATTTTGTTTTTGTTGTTTGCTGTCATCATCGATTTTTTGCTACCGTCGGGGACGATGCAAAAATACGTGAAAATGGCTGTCGGGCTTATGCTCGTTCTCGTGATGCTTGCTCCGGTGCTCCGGCTCGCTTCCGTTGATCCCGAGCAGCTCATCGCGTCGGCGCTCGTCCATTTTTCCAACGGTCGTGAGGGGGAAGAGGCAATAAAAAATCAAATCGAACAGCAGAAAAAAGAAATACAAGCCTCGCAACGCGCATATATTTTAAAACAAATGGCTGTCCAGCTCGAAAACGATGTCAATGAGGAGTTGATGGAAAAGTATGGGCTGAAAGCGGATGTCAACGTTTACGCCAAGCCAGGCGACGACTGGCGCATGCCGGATGACATCAAGACGATTGAGGTCGTCCTTTCGAAACAGAAGTCATCCGGTTCGGTGGAACCGGTTGTCATCGATACGACGAAGCCGCCGGCTTTGCCGGAGGGCGATGCTTCGCTGGCAGAGGAGGTGCGCGCTTTTCTCGCCGGCCGATGGGAAATCGATGAAGATAAAATTGACGTGCAATTTAGGGGGAGGGAATAG